The Nocardioides pantholopis genome window below encodes:
- a CDS encoding Nramp family divalent metal transporter has protein sequence MSTEHAGPDLSAEQPPRWKVVGPGLVVAATGVGAADLVATLVAGAKFGYTLLWVAVLGAVIKVVLVEGAGRYSLATGRTIFEGWRSLGRWTTWYFAPYIVIWGIVYGATAMSSSALPLVALFPDLPLRWTAVAIGLVGLAMVWFGSYAAFEKVMAVLVAVMFVTVIGAAALTTPNLGEILLGLRPILPDDSVVNVLAIAGGVGGTITLAAYGYWLREKGWSTPRFMRVMRLDNGVAYAVTGVFVVSMLIVGAELYYSASIAVETGDQALVQLADVLEDRYGEVFGKVFLIGFFASSFSSLIGVWSGVSLMFADFVGNLRDLPSGHPDTRTGGRYFRAYLLWLTFPPMLLLLLDEPVGLILAYGMLGALFMPFLAITLLVLLNKRRAGALPHSEVPDRWRNGWLSNLLLGLCAVLFLVLGANELRDVLVENLSFL, from the coding sequence ATGAGCACCGAGCACGCCGGTCCGGACCTGAGCGCCGAGCAGCCACCGCGGTGGAAGGTCGTCGGGCCCGGGCTGGTGGTCGCGGCCACCGGCGTCGGCGCCGCGGACCTGGTCGCCACGCTGGTCGCCGGGGCGAAGTTCGGCTACACGCTGCTGTGGGTGGCCGTGCTCGGCGCCGTGATCAAGGTGGTGCTGGTCGAGGGGGCGGGCCGCTACTCGCTGGCGACCGGCCGCACGATCTTCGAGGGCTGGCGCAGCCTCGGCCGGTGGACGACGTGGTACTTCGCGCCGTACATCGTCATCTGGGGGATCGTGTACGGCGCGACCGCGATGTCGTCCTCTGCGCTGCCGCTGGTCGCGCTCTTCCCGGACCTGCCGCTGCGCTGGACGGCGGTCGCGATCGGGCTGGTCGGCCTGGCGATGGTCTGGTTCGGCTCCTACGCCGCCTTCGAGAAGGTGATGGCAGTCCTCGTGGCTGTCATGTTCGTGACCGTGATCGGCGCGGCGGCGCTCACCACGCCGAACCTCGGCGAGATCCTGCTCGGGCTGCGGCCGATCCTCCCCGACGACTCGGTCGTCAACGTGCTGGCGATCGCGGGCGGCGTCGGCGGCACGATCACGCTCGCGGCGTACGGCTACTGGCTGCGGGAGAAGGGCTGGTCCACCCCGCGCTTCATGCGGGTGATGCGCCTCGACAACGGGGTCGCGTACGCCGTCACCGGCGTCTTCGTGGTCTCGATGCTGATCGTCGGGGCCGAGCTGTACTACTCGGCCAGCATCGCCGTGGAGACCGGTGACCAGGCGCTGGTCCAGCTCGCCGACGTGCTCGAGGACCGGTACGGCGAGGTCTTCGGCAAGGTGTTCCTGATCGGCTTCTTCGCCTCCTCGTTCTCCTCGCTGATCGGGGTGTGGAGCGGCGTCAGCCTGATGTTCGCCGACTTCGTCGGCAATCTGCGCGACCTCCCGTCGGGCCACCCCGACACCCGCACCGGCGGCCGGTACTTCCGGGCGTACCTGCTGTGGCTGACCTTTCCGCCGATGCTGCTGCTCCTGCTCGACGAGCCGGTCGGCCTGATCCTCGCCTACGGCATGCTCGGCGCGCTGTTCATGCCGTTCCTCGCGATCACGCTGCTGGTGCTGCTCAACAAGCGCCGCGCAGGCGCGCTGCCGCACTCCGAGGTGCCCGACCGGTGGCGCAACGGGTGGCTGTCGAACCTGCTGCTGGGGCTGTGCGCGGTCCTCTTCCTGGTACTGGGCGCCAACGAGCTGCGCGACGTCCTGGTCGAGAACCTGTCATTCCTCTGA
- a CDS encoding VOC family protein → MIASWKDLCIDAVDVDLMARFWGGLLGREVESRGDLRLLTGATPGHSVWINPVPEPVTVKQRVHLDVHAASVDDVLDLGATPLDPDSFDWRVLRDPEGGELCVFERQEVPQERLYEIAVDCADPERLATWWGDVLGAPVRPEPHGEGYAVADIPGAPFDSLVFAAVPERKAVKNRIHWDVDTASVDLLVGAGARMVRPPDREISWSVLADPEGNEFCVFTR, encoded by the coding sequence GTGATCGCTTCGTGGAAGGACCTCTGCATCGACGCCGTCGACGTCGACCTGATGGCTCGGTTCTGGGGCGGCCTGCTGGGACGGGAGGTGGAGAGCCGCGGCGACCTGCGACTCCTCACGGGCGCGACCCCGGGCCACAGCGTCTGGATCAACCCGGTCCCGGAGCCGGTCACGGTCAAGCAGCGCGTGCACCTCGACGTGCACGCCGCCAGCGTCGACGACGTGCTCGACCTGGGGGCCACGCCGCTGGACCCCGACAGCTTCGACTGGCGGGTGCTGCGCGACCCCGAGGGTGGCGAGCTGTGCGTCTTCGAGCGGCAGGAGGTCCCGCAGGAGCGGCTCTACGAGATCGCTGTCGACTGCGCGGACCCCGAGCGGCTCGCCACCTGGTGGGGCGACGTGCTCGGCGCGCCGGTGCGTCCCGAGCCCCACGGCGAGGGGTACGCCGTCGCCGACATCCCCGGCGCCCCGTTCGACAGCCTGGTCTTCGCCGCGGTCCCGGAGCGCAAGGCCGTGAAGAACCGGATCCACTGGGACGTCGACACCGCCTCGGTGGACCTGCTCGTCGGCGCCGGCGCCCGGATGGTGCGGCCCCCCGACCGGGAGATCTCCTGGAGCGTGCTCGCCGATCCCGAGGGCAACGAGTTCTGCGTGTTCACGCGCTGA
- a CDS encoding YdeI/OmpD-associated family protein codes for MPETTPELEELLVPDAAGWRAWLAEHHADRAGVWLTLTKKGGTATALGYQDAVLEALCFGWIDGQQRRRDEHASLIRMTPRRPRSAWSAVNVARVARLEAEGRMTDAGRAAVEAARADGRWDAAYAGPATAEVPADLAAAVAADPRAQAMFEVLTSANRFALIHRVGQAKRPETRARRIATFVEMLARHETPYPQRRRPG; via the coding sequence GTGCCTGAGACCACACCCGAGCTGGAGGAGCTGCTGGTCCCCGACGCCGCTGGCTGGCGCGCCTGGCTCGCCGAGCACCACGCGGACCGGGCAGGGGTCTGGCTGACGCTGACCAAGAAGGGCGGCACGGCCACGGCGCTCGGCTACCAGGACGCGGTCCTCGAGGCGCTGTGCTTCGGGTGGATCGACGGCCAGCAGCGGCGCCGCGACGAGCACGCCAGCCTGATCCGGATGACGCCGCGGCGCCCGCGCAGCGCGTGGTCGGCGGTCAACGTCGCCCGGGTGGCCCGCCTGGAGGCGGAGGGGCGGATGACCGACGCCGGCCGGGCCGCCGTCGAGGCCGCCCGGGCCGACGGCCGGTGGGACGCGGCGTACGCCGGCCCGGCCACCGCCGAGGTGCCGGCCGACCTCGCGGCCGCCGTGGCCGCCGACCCGCGGGCCCAGGCGATGTTCGAGGTGCTGACCTCCGCCAACCGCTTCGCGCTGATCCACCGGGTCGGCCAGGCCAAGCGCCCGGAGACCCGGGCCCGGCGGATCGCGACGTTCGTCGAGATGCTGGCCCGCCACGAGACGCCGTACCCGCAGCGGCGCCGGCCGGGGTGA
- a CDS encoding SDR family oxidoreductase, whose product MRIAVAGATGVVGRYVVAAARERGHDVVELTRAAGVDLTTETAAGVLEERLAGVAAVVDTTNISTQRRGAAEAFFGNVTRHLLAAEQTAGVGHHVALSIVGIDHIGLGYYAGKKLQERLVALGPVPWSILRATQFHEFAEQVLGFARVGPVSLVPQMLSQPVAAREVGDALVDVVEAGPSGLAPDLAGPERLQMVDLARRVSEAHGLGRRVVGVPVPGASGRAMRGGALTPAAGGPRGSVTFEEWLAGA is encoded by the coding sequence ATGAGGATCGCGGTGGCCGGTGCGACCGGTGTGGTGGGGCGCTACGTCGTGGCGGCGGCCCGCGAGCGGGGTCACGACGTCGTGGAGCTGACCCGGGCCGCCGGGGTCGACCTGACCACCGAGACGGCGGCCGGCGTCCTGGAGGAGCGGCTGGCGGGGGTCGCCGCGGTCGTGGACACCACGAACATCAGCACCCAGCGGCGCGGGGCGGCCGAGGCGTTCTTCGGGAACGTGACCCGGCACCTGCTGGCCGCCGAGCAGACCGCTGGCGTCGGCCACCACGTCGCGCTCTCGATCGTCGGGATCGACCACATCGGGCTGGGCTACTACGCCGGCAAGAAGCTGCAGGAGCGGCTGGTGGCGCTCGGGCCGGTGCCGTGGAGCATCCTGCGCGCCACCCAGTTCCACGAGTTCGCCGAGCAGGTCCTCGGCTTCGCCCGCGTCGGCCCGGTCTCGCTGGTGCCGCAGATGCTGAGCCAGCCGGTCGCGGCCCGGGAGGTGGGCGACGCGCTGGTCGACGTCGTGGAGGCGGGCCCGTCGGGGCTGGCGCCCGACCTCGCCGGGCCCGAGCGGCTGCAGATGGTGGACCTCGCGCGGCGGGTCTCCGAGGCCCACGGCCTGGGCCGGCGGGTGGTCGGCGTCCCGGTCCCGGGCGCGTCCGGGCGGGCGATGCGCGGCGGCGCACTCACCCCTGCCGCCGGCGGCCCGCGCGGCTCGGTGACCTTCGAGGAATGGCTGGCCGGTGCCTGA